A part of Jaculus jaculus isolate mJacJac1 chromosome 17, mJacJac1.mat.Y.cur, whole genome shotgun sequence genomic DNA contains:
- the Uba5 gene encoding ubiquitin-like modifier-activating enzyme 5, whose product MAECVERLQQRVRELERELAEERSRRMLGGGDGGGGRAPIDKMSPEVVDSNPYSRLMALKRMGIVSEYEKIRTYAVAVVGVGGVGSVTAEMLTRCGIGKLLLFDYDKVELANMNRLFFQPHQAGLSKVQAAEHTLRNINPDVLFEVHNYNITTVEHFQHFMHRISNGGLEEGKPVDLVLSCVDNFEARMAINTACNELGQTWMESGVSENAVSGHIQLIIPGESACFACAPPLVVAANIDEKTLKREGVCAASLPTTMGVVAGILVQNVLKFLLNFGTVSFYLGYNAMQDFFPTMSMKPNPQCDDRHCRKQQEEYKKKVAALPKPEALPEEEEVIHEDNEWGIELVAEVSEEELKNSSGPIPDLPEGITVAYTIPKKQDDSGPDVTVEDSGESLEDLMARMKNM is encoded by the exons ATGGCCGAGTGTGTGGAGCGGCTGCAGCAGCGGGTTCGGGAACTGGAGCGGGAGCTCGCGGAGGAGAGAAGCCGCAGGATGCTGGGCGGCGGCGACGGAGGGGGCGGCCGGGCGCCCATCGACAAGATGAGCCCCGAGGTGGTGGACTCCAATCCCTACAG CCGCCTGATGGCATTGAAACGGATGGGAATTGTAAGCGAATATGAG AAAATCCGTACCTACGCGGTGGCAGTAGTAGGTGTTGGTGGAGTTGGTAGCGTGACTGCCGAAATGCTGACAAGATGTGGCATTGGTAAG TTGCTCCTTTTTGACTATGACAAGGTGGAACTGGCCAACATGAACCGACTTTTCTTCCAGCCTCATCAGGCAGGATTGAGTAAAGTCCAAGCAGCAGAACACACTCTGAG gAACATTAATCCTGACGTTCTTTTTGAAGTACACAACTATAATATTACCACTGTGGAACACTTTCAACATTTTATGCACAGAATaag TAATGGTGGTTTAGAAGAAGGAAAACCTGTTGATCTAGTTCTTAGCTGTGTGGATAATTTTGAAGCTCGAATGGCAATAAACACA GCTTGTAATGAACTTGGACAAACATGGATGGAATCTGGGGTCAGTGAGAATGCAGTTTCAGGACACATCCAGCTCATCATCCCCGGAGAATCTGCGTGCTTTGCG TGTGCTCCGCCACTAGTCGTTGCTGCGAACATCGACGAGAAGACTCTGAAGCGAGAAGGCGTGTGTGCGGCCAGTCTTCCTACCACCATGGGAGTTGTTGCAGGGATCTTGGTACAAAACGTGTTAAA GTTCCTGTTAAATTTTGGTACTGTTAGTTTTTACCTTGGATACAATGCAATGCAGGATTTTTTCCCTACAATGTCCATGAAGCCAAATCCTCAGTGTGACGACAGACATTGCAGGAAGCAGCAGGAAGAATATAAG AAGAAGGTGGCAGCACTGCCCAAGCCGGAGGCTCTTCCCGAGGAGGAGGAAGTGATTCACGAGGACAACGAGTGGG GTATTGAGCTGGTGGCAGAGGTTTCTGAAGAGGAACTGAaaaattcttcaggtcccattcCTGACTTACCTGAGGGAATTACTGTGGCCTACACAATCCCAAAGAAG CAAGATGATTCTGGTCCTGACGTAACTGTGGAAGATTCTGGCGAGAGCTTAGAAGACCTTATGGCCAGGATGAAGAATATGTAG